A genomic stretch from Telmatocola sphagniphila includes:
- a CDS encoding urease accessory protein UreD — MKRIEVGDFVIPPEFTALQLAQKSAGQIGGLRVELLNTAGKTRLGECYQQVPLRILPPFHFSGESASLLYILNPTAGLLAGDAQLISITARAGTRTIVTGQSANRIHPAGQEFSTQQWHIRVEEGAELVVLPGPTIPYRGSRYYQKVEVELAAEANFIWADIWLPGRYERGDSSEWFAFDRIIQELEIRRGGEPIYRERFDWKGPWTADQRDWFCGLGNGLGNLFSTRSAQSDAWDANPAKPETILRLDSGDQLLRWALPPRELTPRVVEAAFRIAASWSSDEKYWLLESENFPPNHWFSQRV; from the coding sequence ATGAAAAGGATCGAAGTGGGGGATTTTGTGATACCTCCCGAATTTACTGCGTTGCAGTTGGCTCAAAAGTCTGCTGGTCAGATCGGCGGACTTCGAGTGGAACTTCTCAATACCGCCGGCAAAACACGTTTGGGGGAATGTTACCAGCAAGTGCCTTTGCGAATCCTTCCTCCTTTTCATTTTTCAGGGGAATCCGCTTCACTGCTGTATATTCTGAACCCGACTGCGGGTTTGCTGGCCGGGGATGCCCAGTTGATCTCGATTACGGCGCGGGCGGGAACACGTACCATCGTCACCGGCCAATCGGCCAATCGCATCCATCCTGCAGGTCAGGAATTCAGTACGCAGCAATGGCACATCCGAGTCGAAGAAGGAGCGGAGCTAGTAGTTCTTCCTGGGCCAACCATTCCCTATCGCGGCAGCCGATACTATCAGAAGGTCGAAGTAGAATTGGCTGCCGAAGCCAATTTTATTTGGGCCGATATTTGGTTACCCGGCCGCTACGAGCGAGGGGATAGTTCCGAGTGGTTTGCATTTGATCGAATCATCCAGGAATTGGAAATTCGCCGGGGAGGAGAGCCGATTTATCGAGAACGATTTGACTGGAAAGGGCCTTGGACAGCCGATCAGAGGGATTGGTTCTGCGGTCTAGGAAATGGATTGGGAAATCTATTCTCAACTCGCTCGGCCCAATCCGATGCATGGGATGCAAATCCAGCGAAACCCGAAACAATCCTCCGATTAGATTCTGGAGATCAGCTGTTGCGTTGGGCCTTACCTCCCCGAGAATTAACCCCGAGGGTGGTTGAAGCCGCTTTTCGAATCGCGGCTTCTTGGTCCTCGGATGAAAAGTACTGGTTGCTGGAATCTGAAAATTTTCCACCCAATCACTGGTTTTCTCAGAGGGTGTAA
- a CDS encoding urease subunit beta has protein sequence MIPGEYLFDGPSLELNAGRPVTAISVTNRGDRPIQVGSHFHFFEVNRALVFDREKAYGQRLDLPAGTAVRFEPGDIREVSLVPLGGSRIVFGGSGLVSGELDDPGIRKQSLERMRAEGFGDEPRKESS, from the coding sequence ATGATTCCCGGTGAATACCTGTTCGATGGTCCTTCCCTGGAACTGAACGCCGGGAGGCCGGTCACCGCAATTAGCGTGACCAATCGAGGAGATCGTCCCATACAGGTGGGCTCTCACTTTCACTTTTTCGAGGTGAATCGAGCTTTGGTCTTTGATCGGGAAAAAGCCTATGGTCAAAGACTCGATTTGCCGGCCGGCACCGCAGTTCGGTTTGAACCGGGAGATATCCGAGAAGTGAGCCTGGTGCCTTTGGGTGGAAGTCGAATCGTTTTTGGGGGAAGTGGTCTAGTCTCCGGGGAACTCGACGATCCTGGGATTCGCAAACAGAGCCTCGAACGGATGCGTGCTGAAGGCTTTGGCGACGAGCCCCGGAAGGAGTCATCATGA
- a CDS encoding putative signal transducing protein, with the protein MKILPTEKPYDFVRLASAANPFLAHIWQNALEREGIPCKVFGDYLDAGLGDISGLAAEVWVEPANLVRAEQILQQHEGNSEEAS; encoded by the coding sequence ATGAAAATTTTGCCGACTGAGAAACCCTACGACTTCGTTCGCTTAGCTTCTGCCGCGAACCCGTTTTTAGCCCATATCTGGCAGAATGCACTCGAGCGCGAAGGCATTCCTTGCAAAGTATTCGGCGATTACCTGGATGCCGGACTCGGCGACATCTCCGGCCTAGCGGCTGAAGTCTGGGTCGAACCTGCAAATCTCGTTCGAGCCGAGCAGATCCTTCAACAACACGAAGGAAACTCCGAAGAGGCGAGTTAG
- a CDS encoding TlpA family protein disulfide reductase, whose protein sequence is MFAIRLTVLLTCFTLFCLNSTPGFSQTPAGKKSSTKSSQKDDGGEDPKDGNYNLKVKTTDIFLGKTVSGPQEKREDLKDKVIFLEYWGIHCPPCIASLPHVSALNRELADFGLVTIGSHAQEGTDAEIRQMAESKGVSYTITTGTRVNGANDFSTIPHSIVFDHTGACIYRGYPDGAYPIVRAAVGKAIVAKTGKSTFSKPVQTHADSLIKGVPPLSVLPKLVALSRGSNEIATEAKSLVDAIVSEAQKKLTTAEDLAKDSPLEAFLQVEPLSTSFKGTSVATKANGLIVSLKKEKVVANELSARPGLEMIKKLDMQLVAAAAGVDLKNTEFQKAMAAQLKQLKQKAAVLKKNYPDSKANEEVVRILTKYGL, encoded by the coding sequence ATGTTTGCGATTCGCCTGACTGTTTTGCTCACTTGTTTTACCTTGTTTTGCCTGAACTCCACTCCGGGGTTTTCTCAAACTCCCGCGGGCAAGAAATCGTCTACCAAAAGTAGCCAGAAGGACGACGGCGGAGAAGATCCCAAAGATGGCAACTATAACCTGAAAGTTAAGACTACGGATATTTTCCTTGGCAAGACCGTTAGCGGCCCTCAAGAGAAGAGGGAAGACCTGAAGGATAAAGTTATCTTTCTCGAATATTGGGGCATCCACTGTCCTCCCTGTATTGCCTCCTTACCGCATGTCTCGGCTCTAAACAGGGAGCTGGCTGACTTTGGACTGGTGACGATCGGTTCGCATGCTCAAGAGGGAACGGACGCCGAAATCCGGCAGATGGCCGAGAGCAAAGGAGTCAGTTACACGATTACGACGGGAACGCGTGTGAATGGAGCGAACGATTTTTCAACCATCCCCCACAGCATAGTATTCGACCACACGGGCGCTTGCATTTATCGAGGCTATCCCGACGGAGCTTATCCCATCGTTCGTGCGGCCGTGGGTAAAGCGATCGTGGCCAAGACCGGAAAAAGTACCTTTTCAAAACCGGTGCAAACTCATGCGGACAGTCTGATCAAAGGCGTTCCGCCGTTGTCTGTGCTGCCGAAGCTCGTCGCGTTGTCGCGAGGGTCGAATGAAATTGCCACTGAAGCCAAATCTCTCGTGGATGCGATTGTCTCAGAGGCTCAAAAGAAACTGACCACAGCAGAAGATTTGGCCAAGGATAGTCCCCTGGAAGCATTCCTCCAAGTCGAACCCCTGTCGACCTCCTTTAAGGGAACCTCGGTCGCCACCAAGGCCAACGGATTGATCGTCTCTTTGAAGAAAGAAAAAGTGGTTGCCAACGAACTGTCGGCTCGTCCAGGTTTGGAAATGATCAAAAAGCTGGATATGCAACTGGTTGCGGCCGCGGCCGGCGTCGATCTCAAAAATACCGAATTTCAGAAAGCGATGGCCGCTCAGCTCAAGCAGCTGAAGCAAAAAGCGGCCGTGCTTAAGAAGAATTATCCGGACAGCAAAGCCAATGAAGAAGTAGTGAGAATCTTAACGAAATATGGGCTGTAA
- a CDS encoding bestrophin-like domain, whose amino-acid sequence MINPTHYPLLVFAISFSSLWLSAWIGWSLLRRQRAMESDLREDFGLILAASLTLLGLIIGFSFSMATSRYDLRKNYEEAEANAIGTEYFRADLLPFAEAAKVRSLLRNYLDQRIEFYQADDEQHLQQINARIVKLQNELWSVVAAAAEAHPTPVVALTVSGMNDVLNSQGYTQAAFWNRIPTTAWALMAFIALGCNLLVGYGSRSTTSGSKLLPILPFIVSVAFMLIADIDSPRHGIIRVKPQNLISLSESLQVPNLSN is encoded by the coding sequence ATGATCAACCCGACTCATTATCCGCTTCTTGTTTTCGCGATTTCATTCAGTTCGCTCTGGCTCTCGGCGTGGATCGGCTGGTCGTTGCTTCGAAGGCAGCGGGCCATGGAATCGGATTTACGAGAAGACTTCGGCCTCATTCTTGCGGCTTCACTCACCTTACTCGGACTCATCATCGGATTCAGTTTTTCGATGGCCACAAGTCGGTACGACCTACGTAAAAACTACGAGGAAGCCGAGGCTAACGCGATTGGAACGGAATACTTCCGGGCCGATTTGTTACCCTTTGCCGAAGCTGCGAAAGTGCGTTCGCTGTTGAGAAACTATCTCGATCAACGTATTGAGTTTTATCAGGCGGACGACGAACAGCATCTCCAGCAGATCAATGCGCGTATTGTCAAGTTGCAGAATGAGTTATGGTCGGTTGTCGCAGCCGCCGCGGAGGCCCATCCCACGCCGGTCGTCGCTCTGACAGTTTCGGGTATGAACGATGTGTTAAATTCCCAAGGATACACGCAAGCAGCATTCTGGAACCGAATCCCGACGACGGCCTGGGCTCTGATGGCCTTTATCGCATTAGGCTGCAATTTACTGGTGGGGTATGGTTCGCGAAGCACCACTTCGGGTTCTAAATTATTGCCAATACTTCCCTTTATCGTTTCCGTTGCGTTCATGCTCATTGCAGACATCGATTCCCCGCGCCACGGAATTATACGAGTGAAGCCCCAAAACCTGATTAGTCTCTCCGAATCCCTGCAAGTGCCCAACCTGTCGAATTAG
- a CDS encoding C25 family cysteine peptidase, with the protein MPRFLFISILGFLYASTAFAQSPQEPKKDPSLFMIVSPDQFHTALKDYVQQKQKLFKVELVSLERTLKTTAGADDPEKVKRFLYDAYRKNHLKYVLLVGDIDVFPVRYMVLDRVTPAAFDYSFYPSDLYYSDLAKKDGSFEDWNARKEGFHVHYFGEVRGEKNKKDPINYDQIEYHPKIAVGRWPVSTPAEVNIVATKSLAYEKSILDGNHPGLHKMGLFHVGGWVDARNQLEKIASEMPMAWKAERYFFSNDNPKFKTLPPNEKNVLALLNEGSSLVVHAGHGSENTWEGCFSVGSLARVKNSDRLPIMISVGCSTSYFAPLPPYEAYVDIQGQEHIGTNRGEVFKEPPPPPAPYQKGKYNPTGLGEQVLKRGLNGAVAYIGCNTGSQPCALTLLDGFMMTLRKAPHPHLGDCWSSAISYYYAKEGLARLKPSDDWYPPSIFFQGMKFMVFGDPTLPLAVQENEEK; encoded by the coding sequence ATGCCTCGATTTTTATTTATTTCAATTTTGGGATTCTTATACGCTTCGACAGCTTTTGCACAGTCGCCGCAAGAGCCCAAGAAAGATCCTAGCCTGTTTATGATCGTCTCCCCCGATCAGTTTCATACTGCGCTGAAGGATTACGTTCAGCAAAAACAGAAGCTTTTCAAGGTGGAACTGGTTTCGCTGGAAAGAACTCTCAAAACAACTGCGGGTGCTGACGACCCGGAAAAAGTCAAACGTTTCTTGTATGACGCGTATCGTAAAAACCATCTCAAGTATGTGCTGTTAGTCGGGGATATCGATGTGTTCCCCGTCCGCTATATGGTCCTGGACCGCGTCACTCCGGCCGCATTCGATTATTCTTTTTACCCCTCCGATCTCTATTACTCCGACCTGGCCAAAAAAGATGGCAGTTTCGAAGATTGGAATGCCCGGAAAGAAGGATTCCACGTCCATTATTTCGGTGAAGTGCGCGGCGAGAAAAACAAGAAAGATCCAATCAACTACGATCAGATCGAGTACCATCCCAAAATTGCCGTCGGCCGCTGGCCCGTCAGCACTCCTGCAGAAGTAAACATCGTGGCCACCAAATCGCTCGCATATGAGAAGAGTATTCTCGATGGTAACCATCCTGGGTTGCACAAGATGGGCCTCTTCCATGTAGGCGGATGGGTCGATGCCCGCAACCAGTTGGAGAAAATCGCCTCCGAGATGCCCATGGCTTGGAAAGCCGAGCGATACTTCTTCAGCAACGATAATCCGAAATTCAAAACACTTCCACCCAACGAAAAGAATGTATTGGCCTTGTTAAACGAAGGGAGCTCCTTGGTGGTCCACGCCGGGCACGGCAGTGAAAATACTTGGGAAGGTTGTTTCTCAGTCGGCAGTCTCGCTCGCGTGAAGAACTCCGATCGTTTGCCAATCATGATCTCGGTCGGTTGCAGTACGAGTTACTTCGCTCCACTGCCGCCCTATGAAGCGTATGTGGATATCCAGGGGCAGGAACATATCGGAACCAACCGAGGCGAGGTTTTCAAGGAGCCACCACCTCCACCTGCCCCGTATCAGAAGGGGAAGTATAACCCTACCGGGCTTGGGGAACAAGTATTGAAGCGCGGCCTCAACGGCGCAGTGGCTTACATCGGCTGCAATACGGGAAGTCAACCCTGCGCCTTGACGTTACTCGATGGATTTATGATGACTCTGAGAAAGGCACCGCATCCCCACCTCGGGGATTGCTGGTCTAGTGCCATCAGTTACTACTATGCCAAGGAAGGGTTGGCGCGACTGAAACCGAGCGACGACTGGTATCCTCCGTCGATCTTTTTTCAGGGAATGAAATTCATGGTGTTTGGGGATCCTACGTTGCCCCTGGCGGTACAAGAGAATGAGGAAAAATAG
- the ureG gene encoding urease accessory protein UreG, with product MNRPDFTLECFDPKSHLSSSQRLYHRDPNDSGHSHGGGRFAGPRRKVFTLGIAGPVGSGKTALVERLCRDLWPSVNLAVITNDIYTHEDAEFLSRRNVLPLERIVGVQTGGCPHTAIRDDASANLSAVANFERQIPALELMIIESGGDNLTAVFSRELADLFIFVIDVAEGDKIPRKGGPGICNSDLLVINKVDLAPHVGADLEVMRRDATKMRGEKPFFMISLRQGENSHLVVDWVRAQLAARKSAR from the coding sequence ATGAACAGACCCGACTTTACTCTCGAATGTTTCGATCCTAAATCGCATCTCTCTTCGAGCCAGCGTCTCTACCATCGCGATCCCAACGATTCGGGTCATTCGCATGGCGGCGGCCGATTTGCCGGTCCCCGGCGTAAAGTTTTTACACTGGGAATTGCGGGGCCGGTCGGTTCCGGCAAAACGGCCCTGGTGGAGCGACTTTGCCGCGATCTTTGGCCCAGCGTGAATTTGGCAGTCATCACCAACGATATTTATACGCATGAAGATGCGGAGTTTCTTTCCCGACGAAATGTGCTCCCACTAGAGCGAATTGTCGGAGTGCAGACCGGCGGTTGCCCGCATACGGCTATCCGGGATGATGCCAGCGCGAATCTTAGTGCCGTGGCCAACTTTGAACGTCAAATCCCGGCCTTGGAATTGATGATTATCGAGTCGGGAGGAGACAATTTGACCGCCGTCTTCTCTCGAGAACTGGCGGACCTTTTCATTTTCGTCATCGACGTAGCCGAAGGGGATAAAATTCCTCGCAAAGGTGGCCCCGGAATTTGCAACAGTGATCTGTTGGTCATCAATAAGGTGGATTTGGCTCCTCATGTGGGCGCGGATCTGGAAGTCATGCGGAGGGACGCCACGAAGATGCGCGGCGAAAAACCATTTTTCATGATTAGCCTTAGGCAGGGAGAGAATTCCCATCTGGTCGTCGATTGGGTGCGCGCCCAACTCGCTGCTCGAAAGTCTGCTCGATGA
- the ureC gene encoding urease subunit alpha, translating to MSVRISRASYAGHYGPTTGGRIRLADTNLIIEIEKDFAHYGEEVVFGGGKVIRDGGGQTSRKLPAEYPHLDLVITNAVVLDYWGIVKGDIGIRAGRIVGIGKAGNPLIQTGVDPKLVIGAGTEVISGEGMICTAGGIDSHIHFICPQQIEVAIASGITTMIGGGTGSATGTWATTCTPGPWYMKRMLQAAEAFPMNFGFLGKGNCSLPESLEEQVRAGACGLKLHEDWGTTPAAIDNCLAVADRFDIQVAIHTDTLNESGFVEDTIAAFKGRTIHTYHTEGAGGGHAPDIIKIASLKNVLPSSTNPTRPFTINTIDEHLDMLMVCHHLSRSVPEDVAFAESRIRPETIGAEDVLHDRGILSMFSSDSQAMGRIGEVIIRCWQTAHKMKAQFGTLPEDNSRNDNFRAKRYIAKYTINPALTHGISREVGSIEPGKWADLVLFKPAYFGVKPELILKGGMIAYAQMGDPNASIPTPQPVYQRPQFASFGRAMTESSFSFVSKASLAEGIAQKYGLQRPLVAVEKCRDISKKDLKLNDLTPDIRVDPDTYQVWVDGEKIGSEPARELPMTQRYFLF from the coding sequence ATGAGCGTGCGAATTTCGCGGGCTTCTTATGCCGGTCATTATGGACCCACCACCGGCGGTCGCATCCGCCTAGCCGATACGAATCTCATCATCGAAATTGAGAAAGATTTTGCTCATTATGGGGAAGAGGTCGTTTTCGGGGGCGGCAAAGTCATCCGAGATGGAGGAGGGCAGACTTCCCGGAAATTGCCTGCGGAATATCCGCATCTCGATTTGGTGATTACCAATGCGGTCGTCCTCGATTACTGGGGAATCGTTAAAGGCGATATTGGAATCCGGGCAGGTCGGATTGTAGGTATCGGCAAAGCGGGAAACCCCCTCATTCAAACCGGAGTGGATCCGAAGCTGGTGATCGGTGCGGGAACCGAAGTCATTTCGGGTGAAGGAATGATCTGCACTGCGGGTGGCATCGACTCGCACATTCATTTCATCTGTCCTCAGCAGATTGAAGTGGCAATTGCTTCTGGAATTACAACGATGATTGGCGGTGGGACCGGATCGGCCACGGGAACCTGGGCAACTACATGCACTCCAGGCCCCTGGTATATGAAGCGAATGCTCCAGGCCGCCGAAGCTTTTCCCATGAATTTTGGCTTCTTAGGCAAAGGTAATTGCAGTTTACCGGAATCTCTTGAAGAACAGGTACGAGCCGGGGCTTGTGGATTGAAGCTCCACGAAGATTGGGGAACGACTCCGGCGGCCATCGATAATTGCCTTGCTGTAGCCGACCGTTTCGATATCCAAGTGGCCATTCATACCGACACTTTAAATGAATCCGGATTTGTAGAAGATACGATCGCCGCGTTCAAAGGTCGGACGATTCATACCTATCACACGGAAGGAGCAGGGGGTGGGCATGCTCCGGATATCATCAAGATCGCTTCGCTGAAAAACGTTTTGCCTTCCAGCACGAATCCCACCCGGCCGTTCACTATTAACACGATTGATGAACATCTGGATATGCTGATGGTCTGCCATCATTTGTCGCGATCAGTGCCGGAAGATGTCGCTTTTGCCGAAAGTCGCATCCGGCCAGAAACCATCGGTGCAGAGGATGTGCTGCATGATCGCGGGATATTGAGTATGTTCAGCTCCGATTCGCAAGCCATGGGCCGGATTGGTGAAGTCATCATCCGCTGCTGGCAAACCGCCCACAAGATGAAAGCGCAATTTGGAACACTTCCGGAAGACAATTCTCGAAACGATAATTTTCGGGCGAAAAGATACATTGCCAAATACACGATTAACCCAGCGTTAACTCACGGTATCTCTCGTGAGGTTGGCAGTATTGAGCCGGGTAAGTGGGCGGATCTGGTGTTGTTCAAACCAGCCTATTTCGGAGTTAAGCCAGAGCTTATACTAAAAGGGGGTATGATCGCCTACGCCCAAATGGGCGATCCCAATGCCAGTATCCCCACGCCTCAGCCCGTCTATCAACGCCCCCAGTTTGCTTCGTTCGGCCGCGCTATGACGGAGTCCAGCTTTAGTTTTGTTTCGAAGGCTTCGCTGGCGGAAGGCATCGCCCAAAAATACGGCTTGCAACGTCCGCTGGTTGCAGTCGAGAAATGCCGCGATATTTCGAAAAAGGATTTGAAATTGAATGATTTGACTCCCGATATTCGGGTCGATCCGGATACCTATCAGGTTTGGGTAGATGGCGAAAAGATTGGTAGTGAACCGGCCCGTGAATTGCCCATGACACAAAGATATTTTTTGTTTTAA
- the ureA gene encoding urease subunit gamma, with translation MHLTPQERDKLLIYTAGELAKSRKARGLKLNVPEATALIASALMELAREGLTVAEIMAAGRSILKRDEVMPGVPEMIHEIQIEATFPDGTKLVTVHDPIS, from the coding sequence ATGCATCTGACTCCGCAGGAACGAGATAAGCTTCTAATCTACACAGCCGGAGAACTGGCTAAGTCTCGCAAAGCGCGCGGACTTAAGTTGAACGTACCCGAAGCCACCGCCCTGATTGCCAGCGCTTTGATGGAACTGGCCAGAGAGGGCTTGACGGTTGCAGAAATCATGGCGGCGGGTCGAAGTATATTGAAGCGTGACGAAGTGATGCCCGGTGTGCCCGAAATGATCCATGAGATCCAGATAGAAGCGACCTTTCCCGACGGAACTAAACTTGTAACCGTTCACGATCCGATTTCTTGA
- a CDS encoding HAD-IIB family hydrolase, whose translation MKKLIVYDLDGTLAPSKSSLDAEMASLIGNLCRIVHVAVISGGNWPQFEIQVLSKLSENSNLKNLALLPTCGTKFFSYEVGWKELYSEDFSPSQKVKILASFRRALEEADYKPIQLWGEMIEDRGSQITFSALGQLAPLEEKKKWDPDYAKRKKITAKLVELIPEFSVRMGGATSIDVTKNGIDKAYGIRKLQDILKISINEMIYLGDALFPGGNDYPVKQAGVDSIEVRDPTETKRVTQAIIDCLK comes from the coding sequence ATGAAAAAGCTAATAGTCTACGACTTGGACGGCACGCTGGCTCCGAGCAAATCTTCACTAGATGCGGAAATGGCTTCCTTGATAGGTAACCTTTGTCGCATCGTCCATGTGGCTGTCATCTCGGGAGGAAATTGGCCTCAGTTCGAAATCCAAGTGCTCTCCAAGCTCTCGGAGAATTCTAACTTGAAAAATCTGGCTCTGCTGCCCACGTGCGGCACCAAATTTTTTAGTTATGAAGTCGGTTGGAAAGAACTTTATTCGGAGGATTTTTCCCCGAGCCAAAAAGTCAAGATCCTGGCTTCTTTCCGCAGGGCTCTTGAAGAAGCGGACTATAAGCCCATTCAACTTTGGGGTGAAATGATAGAGGATCGGGGAAGTCAGATTACTTTTTCCGCACTCGGGCAACTCGCTCCCCTGGAAGAGAAGAAGAAGTGGGATCCGGATTATGCCAAGAGAAAGAAAATCACGGCCAAGCTAGTGGAGTTGATCCCGGAGTTTTCGGTGCGGATGGGAGGAGCGACTTCCATCGACGTTACGAAAAACGGCATCGACAAAGCTTACGGAATTAGAAAACTCCAAGATATTCTAAAAATCTCCATTAACGAAATGATCTATCTCGGCGATGCGCTGTTTCCAGGCGGTAACGACTACCCCGTCAAACAAGCGGGCGTCGATTCCATTGAAGTCCGAGATCCGACCGAAACGAAACGGGTTACCCAAGCCATTATTGACTGTTTAAAGTGA
- a CDS encoding urease accessory protein UreF: MNLRLLQIGDSALPISGYTHSWGLEAAIARKTVMDSESLETWTRNWLRYSLAPLEGVFLAAAHKASREIHADDHAVELKRLNRLMTAMMPVPSLRAASLEMGDQLFWLAGTWNWSAQGLEYLFPNGIGSGWHHAIVFGLLGALAESTAKNTLIVYLHQASLGMIGAGARAIPVNHTHGQQILAYLHSEIESLAEIMSDRPVEMAGSGNPLYEVLCDEQTRLYSRMFRS, translated from the coding sequence ATGAACCTCCGTTTGCTTCAGATAGGCGATTCGGCACTACCGATCAGTGGGTATACACATTCCTGGGGTCTGGAAGCAGCGATTGCGAGAAAGACAGTGATGGATTCCGAGTCGCTCGAAACTTGGACCCGAAACTGGTTGCGTTATTCTCTGGCTCCCCTGGAAGGGGTTTTCTTGGCTGCGGCGCACAAAGCCAGTCGCGAAATCCATGCCGACGACCATGCTGTCGAGTTGAAACGATTGAATCGGTTGATGACCGCGATGATGCCCGTCCCCTCCTTGCGAGCGGCCAGTCTGGAAATGGGGGATCAACTCTTCTGGTTGGCGGGCACCTGGAACTGGTCAGCTCAGGGGTTGGAATATTTATTCCCAAACGGAATCGGTTCAGGTTGGCATCATGCGATTGTCTTCGGATTACTGGGTGCGTTAGCAGAATCGACTGCGAAAAATACCCTGATCGTTTATCTGCATCAGGCAAGCCTGGGGATGATCGGTGCGGGGGCTAGAGCCATCCCAGTCAATCATACCCACGGGCAGCAAATACTCGCATACTTGCATTCGGAAATTGAATCCCTGGCTGAGATCATGTCTGATCGTCCGGTCGAAATGGCCGGCAGTGGAAATCCGCTCTATGAGGTTTTATGCGATGAACAGACCCGACTTTACTCTCGAATGTTTCGATCCTAA